The following proteins are co-located in the Micromonospora viridifaciens genome:
- a CDS encoding polyprenyl synthetase family protein, which translates to MTQAAPVSPVDRAGLRQRIDKSLTEFLAGQRGWLTTVDDGLVPVAEAIEAFVLGGGKRLRPAFAYWGYRGAGGVDSDQVVAALAALEFVQASALMHDDLMDRSDTRRGEPAVHRRFAARHRAAGWGGDPDGFGDAAAILLGDLCLVWSDELLHSAGLDPRTVARARPVFDEMRTEVIIGQYLDVLTQVTGDTSRERAGKVARYKSAKYTVERPLLLGAALADAPAEVHAAYSAYGLPLGEAFQLRDDVLGVFGDPERTGKPAGDDLREGKRTYLVATALEGVDDAGRELLLGGLGDPGLDTDGVTRLRELITASGALERTERRIAALTESALAALAAVDLDTEARQALVDLAIAATRRTD; encoded by the coding sequence GTGACCCAAGCTGCTCCCGTATCCCCCGTCGACCGCGCCGGCCTGCGCCAGCGGATCGACAAGTCCCTCACCGAGTTCCTCGCCGGCCAACGCGGCTGGCTGACCACCGTCGACGACGGCCTGGTGCCGGTCGCCGAGGCGATAGAGGCGTTCGTGCTGGGAGGTGGGAAGCGGCTGCGCCCCGCGTTCGCGTACTGGGGTTATCGGGGTGCTGGCGGGGTCGACTCCGACCAGGTGGTCGCGGCCCTCGCCGCGCTGGAGTTCGTGCAGGCCAGCGCCCTGATGCACGACGACCTGATGGACCGCTCGGACACCCGGCGCGGCGAGCCTGCGGTGCACCGGCGCTTCGCGGCCCGGCACCGGGCGGCCGGCTGGGGCGGCGACCCGGACGGATTCGGCGACGCGGCGGCGATCCTCCTCGGCGACCTCTGCCTGGTCTGGTCGGACGAGCTGCTGCACTCCGCCGGCCTCGACCCGCGTACGGTGGCCCGGGCCCGCCCGGTCTTCGACGAGATGCGCACCGAGGTGATCATCGGGCAGTACCTCGACGTGCTGACCCAGGTGACCGGGGACACCTCTCGGGAGCGGGCCGGCAAGGTGGCCCGCTACAAGTCGGCGAAGTACACGGTCGAGCGGCCGCTGCTGCTGGGCGCCGCGCTGGCCGACGCCCCGGCCGAGGTGCACGCGGCCTACTCGGCGTACGGGCTGCCGCTGGGCGAGGCGTTCCAGCTCCGCGACGACGTGCTGGGCGTCTTCGGGGACCCGGAGCGCACCGGCAAGCCGGCCGGCGACGACCTGCGCGAGGGCAAGCGGACGTACCTGGTGGCGACGGCTCTGGAGGGGGTCGACGACGCCGGCCGGGAGCTGCTGCTCGGCGGGCTCGGCGACCCGGGGCTGGACACCGACGGGGTGACCCGGCTGCGCGAGCTGATCACGGCCAGCGGGGCCCTGGAGCGCACCGAGCGGCGGATCGCGGCGCTGACCGAGTCCGCCCTGGCCGCCCTCGCCGCGGTCGACCTGGACACCGAGGCCCGCCAGGCCCTGGTCGACCTGGCCATCGCCGCCACCCGCCGCACCGACTGA
- a CDS encoding Rv2175c family DNA-binding protein: MTDSVPADPAATGGADLPGPADPAGWLTLPDVAERLELSISKVHQMIRDRELIAVRRAGVRRVPADLVANRNVLKHLPGVLNLLADAGYDDEEALRWLYEEDPTLPGTPAAALAGDQAREVKRRAQALGF; this comes from the coding sequence GTGACCGATTCCGTACCCGCCGACCCGGCCGCCACCGGCGGTGCCGACCTGCCCGGGCCGGCCGACCCAGCCGGCTGGCTGACCCTGCCGGACGTGGCCGAGCGCCTCGAGCTGTCGATCAGCAAGGTGCACCAGATGATCCGCGACCGGGAGTTGATCGCGGTCCGCCGCGCCGGCGTCCGCCGCGTCCCGGCCGACCTGGTGGCCAACCGCAACGTGCTCAAGCACCTGCCCGGCGTGCTCAACCTGCTCGCCGACGCCGGGTACGACGACGAGGAGGCGCTGCGCTGGCTCTACGAGGAGGACCCGACCCTCCCCGGTACCCCGGCCGCCGCCCTCGCCGGCGACCAGGCCCGCGAGGTGAAACGCCGCGCCCAGGCCCTCGGCTTCTGA
- a CDS encoding CDP-alcohol phosphatidyltransferase family protein, giving the protein MAGTQLNWDQYATAWARLHGGFDPRAAAPVVRAWLRFAYHLGYVLGRLRVGPTPVTVFGVLLCVCVPLLVGRPGDGPFLGALFVLLAGVADSVDGAVAVATNRTTRLGYVYDSIADRLGEVAWLIAFWLLGAPGALVAAAGALSWLHEYVRARAVAAGMREIGAVTVGERPTRVCVALVGLLVAGLTGLIDVDLIAGTITMAAAVWALLAGFGLGQLLSTVRRALIDAG; this is encoded by the coding sequence GTGGCGGGCACACAGCTGAACTGGGACCAGTACGCGACCGCGTGGGCGCGACTGCACGGGGGGTTCGATCCCCGGGCCGCCGCGCCGGTGGTCCGCGCCTGGCTGCGCTTCGCCTACCACCTGGGGTACGTCCTGGGCCGGCTCCGGGTCGGCCCGACCCCGGTGACCGTGTTCGGGGTGCTGCTCTGCGTCTGCGTACCGCTGCTGGTCGGGCGGCCGGGCGACGGGCCGTTCCTCGGCGCGTTGTTCGTGCTGCTCGCCGGGGTGGCGGACAGCGTCGACGGGGCGGTGGCGGTGGCCACCAACCGCACCACCCGGCTCGGCTACGTGTACGACTCGATCGCCGACCGGCTCGGCGAGGTCGCCTGGCTGATCGCGTTCTGGCTGCTCGGCGCGCCGGGCGCGCTGGTCGCCGCGGCCGGCGCCCTCTCCTGGCTGCACGAGTACGTCCGGGCCCGGGCGGTCGCCGCCGGCATGCGTGAGATCGGCGCGGTGACCGTGGGGGAGCGCCCCACCCGGGTCTGCGTGGCCCTGGTCGGGCTGCTGGTCGCCGGGCTCACCGGGCTGATCGACGTCGACCTGATCGCCGGCACCATCACCATGGCCGCCGCGGTCTGGGCGCTGCTGGCCGGCTTCGGCCTCGGGCAGCTCCTCTCCACCGTCCGCCGCGCCCTCATCGACGCCGGCTGA
- the metF gene encoding methylenetetrahydrofolate reductase [NAD(P)H] — MALGLPSVLPNSQPAIGELIRDGQPTFSFEFFPPKTPQGERLLWQAIRELEPLRPSFVSITYGAGGSTRDTTVAVTERIATETTLLPMAHLTAVNHSVAELRHVIGRLASVGVRNVLAVRGDPPGNPGGEWVRHPEGVRYAEELVRLVRDAGDFSVGVAAFPYKHPRSPDVASDTKYFVRKCRAGAAFAITQMFFDADDYLRLRDRVAAAGCDTPILAGVMPVTQMGTIERSVQLSGAPFPPALAERFARVADDPEAVRRLGIEQASEMCARLLDEGVPGIHFITLNRSTATREVWQHLRADARV; from the coding sequence GTGGCGCTCGGTCTTCCTTCGGTCCTCCCCAACTCGCAGCCGGCCATCGGGGAGCTGATCCGCGACGGCCAGCCCACCTTCTCGTTCGAGTTCTTCCCGCCCAAGACGCCCCAGGGCGAGCGCCTGCTCTGGCAGGCCATCCGCGAGCTGGAGCCGTTGCGCCCGTCGTTCGTCTCGATCACCTACGGTGCGGGCGGCTCGACCCGGGACACCACGGTCGCGGTGACCGAGCGGATCGCCACCGAGACCACCCTGCTGCCGATGGCGCACCTGACCGCGGTCAACCACTCGGTCGCCGAGCTGCGGCACGTCATCGGCCGGCTGGCGTCCGTCGGCGTCCGCAACGTGCTGGCCGTGCGCGGTGACCCGCCGGGCAACCCGGGCGGCGAGTGGGTCCGGCATCCGGAGGGCGTGCGGTACGCGGAGGAGCTGGTCCGGCTGGTGCGCGACGCCGGCGACTTCAGCGTCGGGGTGGCCGCCTTCCCGTACAAGCATCCGCGCTCGCCCGACGTGGCCAGCGACACGAAGTACTTCGTCCGCAAGTGCCGGGCGGGCGCCGCGTTCGCCATCACCCAGATGTTCTTCGACGCCGACGACTACCTGCGGCTGCGGGACCGGGTGGCCGCCGCCGGCTGCGACACCCCCATCCTGGCCGGCGTGATGCCGGTGACCCAGATGGGCACCATCGAGCGGTCGGTGCAGCTTTCCGGCGCGCCGTTCCCGCCCGCGCTGGCGGAGCGGTTCGCCCGGGTCGCCGACGACCCGGAGGCGGTCCGCCGGCTCGGCATCGAGCAGGCCAGCGAGATGTGCGCGCGGCTGCTGGACGAGGGCGTGCCCGGGATCCACTTCATCACCCTCAACCGGTCCACCGCCACCCGCGAGGTCTGGCAGCACCTGCGCGCCGACGCACGGGTGTGA
- a CDS encoding threonine aldolase family protein, translating to MIDLRSDTVTRPTPGMREAMATAEVGDDVYGEDPTVAALEAEVAARFGHEAALFAPSGSMANQIALQLVVPPAEELLCDADAHVVTYEIGAAAAYGGISSRTWPAVGAEIDPDVVAGMIRPDGYFAVPTRAIAVEQTHNRGGGGVIPLATLRELRRVADEHGLALHCDGARIWHAHVADRVPLAEYGALFDTMSVCLSKGLGAPVGSLVLGSAEKIERARWIRKRMGGGMRQVGILAAAGRYALDHHVERLAEDHAKAARLAEAVAPYGVLASPVRTNIVPLDLTKHPLDAKALAAAARAEGVLISVLGPRTARLVTHLDVSDAAVDRAAAALTHLLRA from the coding sequence CTGATCGATCTGCGGTCCGACACGGTGACCCGGCCGACGCCGGGGATGCGGGAGGCGATGGCCACCGCCGAGGTCGGCGACGACGTCTACGGCGAGGACCCGACCGTCGCCGCGCTGGAGGCCGAGGTCGCCGCGCGCTTCGGGCACGAGGCGGCGCTGTTCGCCCCGAGCGGCTCGATGGCCAACCAGATCGCCCTCCAGCTGGTCGTGCCGCCCGCGGAGGAGTTGCTCTGCGACGCCGACGCGCACGTCGTCACGTACGAGATCGGCGCGGCGGCCGCGTACGGCGGGATCTCGTCGCGGACCTGGCCGGCGGTCGGTGCGGAGATCGACCCGGACGTGGTGGCCGGGATGATCCGCCCCGACGGCTACTTCGCGGTGCCGACCCGGGCGATCGCCGTGGAGCAGACCCACAACCGGGGCGGTGGCGGAGTGATCCCGCTCGCGACCCTGCGCGAGCTGCGCCGGGTCGCCGACGAGCACGGGCTCGCCCTGCACTGCGACGGCGCCCGGATCTGGCACGCGCACGTCGCCGACCGGGTGCCGCTGGCCGAGTACGGCGCGCTCTTCGACACCATGTCCGTCTGCCTCTCCAAGGGCCTCGGCGCGCCGGTCGGCTCCCTGGTGCTGGGCAGCGCCGAGAAGATCGAGCGGGCCCGGTGGATCCGCAAGCGGATGGGCGGCGGCATGCGGCAGGTCGGCATCCTCGCCGCCGCCGGTCGGTACGCGCTCGATCACCACGTCGAGCGGCTCGCCGAGGATCACGCCAAGGCGGCCCGGTTGGCCGAGGCGGTGGCCCCGTACGGGGTGCTCGCCTCGCCGGTGCGGACCAACATCGTCCCGCTCGACCTGACCAAGCACCCGCTCGACGCGAAGGCCCTGGCCGCCGCCGCCCGGGCGGAGGGCGTGCTGATCTCGGTGCTCGGCCCGCGTACCGCCCGCCTGGTCACCCACCTGGACGTCTCGGACGCCGCCGTCGACCGCGCCGCCGCGGCCCTCACCCACCTCCTCCGCGCCTGA
- a CDS encoding deoxyribonuclease IV, with amino-acid sequence MSGRRRVGSHTPTSGGLAKAALPYVDAAGSEVVQVYVSNSRGWALPAGDPKQDALFRDGCGERGVPVFIHASLLVNLGSPTPATVERSAQTLAHALRRGRAIGAEAVVFHAGSAVDAGHAETAMRQVREALLPLLDEATAAGGPMLLVEPSAGGGRSLASRVEHLGPYLDAVDRHPMLGVCFDTCHAWAAGHDLAAEGGMTATLDTLVATVGADRLKLVHANDSKDLCGSTRDRHENIGKGTIGEPAFAELMRHPATAGVPILVETPTEKHVGHAADIATLNRLHP; translated from the coding sequence GTGAGCGGGCGGCGGCGGGTCGGCTCGCACACCCCCACCTCGGGTGGCCTGGCGAAGGCGGCCCTGCCGTACGTCGACGCGGCCGGCTCCGAGGTGGTGCAGGTCTACGTCTCCAACTCCCGGGGCTGGGCGCTGCCGGCGGGCGACCCGAAGCAGGACGCGCTGTTCCGGGACGGCTGCGGCGAGCGGGGCGTGCCGGTCTTCATCCACGCGTCGCTACTGGTGAACCTCGGCTCCCCCACCCCGGCCACCGTGGAGCGGTCGGCGCAGACCCTGGCGCACGCGCTGCGCCGCGGCCGGGCGATCGGCGCCGAGGCAGTGGTGTTCCACGCCGGCAGCGCGGTGGACGCCGGGCACGCCGAGACGGCGATGCGGCAGGTACGCGAGGCCCTGCTGCCGCTGCTCGACGAGGCGACGGCGGCCGGCGGGCCGATGCTGCTGGTCGAACCGAGCGCCGGGGGTGGCCGGTCGCTGGCCTCCCGGGTGGAGCACCTGGGCCCGTACCTCGACGCGGTGGACCGCCACCCGATGCTCGGGGTCTGCTTCGACACCTGCCACGCCTGGGCGGCCGGGCACGACCTGGCCGCCGAGGGCGGGATGACCGCCACCCTCGACACCCTGGTCGCCACGGTGGGTGCCGACCGGTTGAAGCTGGTGCACGCCAACGACTCGAAGGACCTGTGCGGCTCCACCCGGGACCGGCACGAGAACATCGGCAAGGGCACCATCGGCGAGCCGGCGTTCGCCGAGCTGATGCGCCACCCGGCCACCGCGGGCGTCCCGATCCTGGTGGAGACCCCGACGGAGAAGCACGTCGGCCACGCGGCCGACATCGCCACCCTCAACCGCCTCCACCCCTGA
- the pknB gene encoding Stk1 family PASTA domain-containing Ser/Thr kinase encodes MDTQVADTLLGSLIDGRYRIRGRVARGGMATVYVATDERLERTVAIKIIHPTQAPEAQFGVAGFVERFTDEAKTIARLTHPNVVAVYDQGTHAGLPYLVMEYVRGRTLRDVLAERRRLNPDEALAIAEQMLAAIAAAHRAGLVHRDVKPENVLVAEAPTGGTFNLVDSVVKVADFGLARAVEASAEEASGNQLMATVAYVAPELVTEGRADPRTDVYSAGIVLFEMLTGRVPYDGDRPVDVAWQHVDRDVPAPSALVPSLPKVLDDLVGRATRRDPGARPADAGALLAEVQVARDDLGNANSHTTVLRRVTDETAPVAQPTMVVAAVRPAERPAWARLPEGGGQRPHRRRADPEDDDLGGGLAGLRTRLMGTPRGRLAVAAAVVVLGLVAALGGWWFGVGRYTTAPQLVSLTKAEAEAQAALGGFTLKYAASRHDEKVPKDSVLRQDPNPAARVLKGGTITLTLSLGPEQLPVPDVVGKEFELAQAELTNAGLVVAKGPTKYDDELPAGMVLATEPKVGTAVKPGTKVTLTVSKGRAPITVPSLVGKNLNEARGILAQLGLVPVESYKDSDKPKDEILGQSPADGAGVEKGAQVKLEISKGPPQVPVPRVIGMPCQEAKQALEGQGFPTTMQLNPNGVVHFQNPGENTPVPPGTPVTVTCL; translated from the coding sequence ATGGACACACAGGTCGCCGACACGTTGCTGGGCTCGCTGATCGACGGGCGCTACCGCATCCGCGGTCGCGTGGCCCGTGGCGGCATGGCGACCGTGTACGTCGCCACCGACGAGCGCCTGGAGCGCACCGTCGCGATCAAGATCATTCACCCGACCCAGGCGCCCGAGGCGCAGTTCGGGGTGGCCGGCTTCGTGGAGCGGTTCACCGACGAGGCGAAGACCATCGCCCGGCTGACCCACCCCAACGTGGTGGCGGTCTACGACCAGGGCACCCACGCCGGCCTCCCCTACCTGGTGATGGAGTACGTCCGGGGCCGCACGCTGCGCGACGTCCTCGCCGAGCGGCGCCGGCTCAACCCGGACGAGGCCCTCGCGATCGCCGAGCAGATGCTCGCCGCGATCGCCGCCGCGCACCGGGCCGGCCTGGTGCACCGCGACGTCAAGCCGGAGAACGTGCTGGTCGCCGAGGCGCCCACAGGCGGCACCTTCAACCTGGTGGACAGCGTGGTCAAGGTGGCCGACTTCGGGTTGGCCCGCGCGGTCGAGGCGAGCGCCGAGGAGGCGAGCGGCAACCAGCTGATGGCCACCGTGGCGTACGTGGCCCCGGAGCTGGTCACCGAAGGTCGCGCGGATCCGCGCACCGACGTCTACTCCGCCGGCATCGTGCTGTTCGAGATGCTCACCGGTCGGGTGCCGTACGACGGCGACCGCCCGGTGGACGTCGCGTGGCAGCACGTCGACCGGGACGTGCCCGCCCCGTCGGCCCTGGTCCCGAGCCTGCCGAAGGTCCTCGACGACCTGGTCGGCCGGGCCACCCGGCGGGACCCGGGCGCCCGGCCCGCCGATGCCGGCGCGCTGCTGGCCGAGGTGCAGGTGGCCCGGGACGACCTGGGCAACGCCAACTCGCACACCACCGTGCTGCGGCGGGTGACCGACGAGACCGCCCCGGTGGCCCAGCCCACCATGGTGGTTGCGGCGGTCCGCCCCGCCGAGCGCCCCGCCTGGGCCCGGCTGCCCGAGGGCGGCGGGCAGCGCCCGCACCGCCGCCGGGCCGACCCGGAGGACGACGACCTGGGTGGCGGGCTGGCCGGGCTGCGGACGCGGCTCATGGGCACGCCACGCGGCCGGCTGGCGGTGGCCGCGGCGGTCGTGGTGCTCGGCCTGGTCGCGGCGCTCGGCGGCTGGTGGTTCGGGGTGGGCCGCTACACGACCGCCCCGCAGCTGGTGAGCCTGACCAAGGCCGAGGCGGAGGCACAGGCCGCCCTCGGCGGATTCACCCTGAAGTACGCCGCTTCGCGCCACGACGAGAAGGTGCCGAAGGACAGCGTGCTCAGGCAGGACCCCAACCCCGCGGCCCGGGTCCTCAAGGGCGGCACGATCACCCTGACCCTGTCGCTCGGCCCGGAGCAGCTGCCCGTGCCGGACGTGGTGGGCAAGGAGTTCGAGCTGGCGCAGGCCGAGCTGACCAACGCGGGGCTGGTGGTGGCCAAGGGCCCCACCAAGTACGACGACGAGCTGCCGGCGGGGATGGTGCTGGCCACCGAGCCGAAGGTGGGCACGGCGGTCAAGCCGGGCACGAAGGTGACCCTGACGGTGAGCAAGGGCCGCGCCCCGATCACCGTGCCGAGCCTGGTGGGCAAGAACCTCAACGAGGCGCGGGGCATCCTCGCCCAGCTCGGGCTGGTCCCGGTCGAGTCGTACAAGGACTCGGACAAGCCGAAGGACGAGATCCTCGGCCAGAGCCCGGCCGACGGCGCCGGCGTGGAGAAGGGCGCCCAGGTCAAGCTGGAGATCAGCAAGGGGCCGCCGCAGGTGCCCGTCCCCCGGGTGATCGGCATGCCCTGCCAGGAGGCCAAGCAGGCGCTGGAGGGCCAGGGTTTCCCGACCACGATGCAGCTCAACCCGAACGGGGTGGTCCACTTCCAGAACCCGGGCGAGAACACTCCGGTGCCCCCGGGCACCCCGGTCACGGTGACCTGCCTGTGA
- a CDS encoding helix-turn-helix domain-containing protein gives MTPFPPAEPRPPRPLLTEPRPLGPLLAELRSARGWSQQRVAAELCAASGVPTLTRHEVSRWERHRRLPGDFWSGWLAVVLGVPGELLAAAAAHSRRLGVVPAVVDRAGSRSRVALLTLAHRWAADPSGASLGGPLTGHALAAPGGAPQLAEHGAETRATDRLPLDGRRTGHALAAPGRAAPGGAACELLAGRAAETAALAELRHWDDLLGGADLAGHGTRRLRRAARGFAVAGPAGRRRLLPVLAESAQLAGWLAADAGDLAGGLDAYRLALRAAVAVADRGLAGHVLGSASHLLAGIGDPPGALTLARIGYAGCRDAASPGLRALLLHRVALAAALAGRTRAARQALAAAERTGGPGPGREPPWLYWLDEAELAAMTGRTLVALGRPGPAVPLLTPVARGRGGPRRAAVYGGWLARAHLQLGDVAGACAVAGEALLDAVRSGSPRAVGQLTEVRRRLAAHRDEPAARRYAGLLAGARPYLPRGAAGRPVAAGSHRPPSKPGHGGTTRPAGTG, from the coding sequence ATGACCCCGTTCCCGCCAGCCGAGCCGCGCCCGCCCAGGCCGCTCCTCACCGAGCCGCGCCCGCTCGGGCCGCTCCTCGCCGAGCTGCGCTCCGCGCGCGGCTGGAGCCAGCAGCGGGTCGCCGCCGAGCTCTGCGCCGCCTCCGGGGTGCCGACCCTGACCCGGCACGAGGTCTCCCGGTGGGAGCGGCACCGCCGGCTCCCCGGCGACTTCTGGTCGGGCTGGCTCGCGGTGGTCCTCGGGGTGCCGGGTGAGCTGCTCGCCGCGGCCGCGGCGCACAGCCGTCGGCTGGGTGTGGTGCCGGCCGTCGTCGACCGGGCCGGTTCCCGCTCGCGGGTGGCTCTGCTCACCCTCGCGCACCGCTGGGCCGCCGACCCGTCCGGCGCGTCGCTGGGCGGTCCGCTCACCGGCCACGCCCTGGCCGCGCCCGGCGGGGCGCCGCAGCTCGCGGAGCACGGCGCGGAGACCCGGGCCACGGACCGCCTGCCGCTGGACGGTCGACGCACCGGCCACGCCCTGGCCGCGCCGGGCCGGGCCGCGCCGGGCGGGGCCGCGTGTGAACTGCTCGCCGGCAGGGCCGCCGAGACCGCCGCCCTGGCCGAGCTGCGGCACTGGGACGACCTGCTGGGCGGGGCCGACCTGGCCGGGCACGGCACCCGCCGGCTACGCCGGGCCGCCCGAGGGTTCGCCGTCGCCGGGCCCGCCGGCCGCCGCCGGCTGCTGCCGGTGCTGGCCGAGTCGGCGCAGCTCGCCGGCTGGCTCGCCGCCGACGCCGGGGACCTGGCCGGTGGCCTGGACGCCTACCGGCTGGCGCTGCGCGCGGCGGTGGCCGTCGCCGACCGGGGGCTCGCCGGGCACGTACTCGGGTCGGCCAGCCATCTGCTGGCCGGCATCGGGGATCCGCCGGGCGCGCTGACCCTGGCCCGGATCGGCTACGCCGGCTGCCGCGACGCGGCCTCCCCCGGCCTGCGGGCGCTGCTGCTGCACCGGGTGGCGCTCGCCGCCGCGCTCGCCGGGCGGACGCGCGCCGCCCGGCAGGCCCTGGCCGCCGCCGAGCGGACCGGCGGGCCCGGGCCGGGCCGGGAGCCGCCCTGGCTGTACTGGCTCGACGAGGCCGAGCTGGCGGCGATGACCGGTCGCACGCTGGTCGCGCTGGGCCGGCCCGGGCCCGCCGTGCCGCTGCTGACGCCGGTGGCGCGCGGGCGGGGCGGCCCGCGCCGCGCCGCGGTCTACGGCGGCTGGCTGGCCCGGGCCCACCTGCAGCTCGGCGACGTGGCGGGGGCGTGCGCGGTGGCCGGCGAGGCGCTGCTGGACGCTGTCCGGTCCGGCTCGCCCCGGGCGGTCGGCCAGCTCACCGAGGTACGCCGCCGACTGGCCGCGCACCGCGACGAGCCGGCGGCCCGGCGGTACGCCGGCCTGCTCGCCGGCGCCCGCCCGTACCTGCCGCGCGGGGCGGCGGGCCGACCCGTCGCGGCGGGATCCCATCGACCCCCGTCAAAACCCGGCCATGGCGGCACGACGCGACCGGCGGGGACCGGCTAG
- a CDS encoding class II 3-deoxy-7-phosphoheptulonate synthase: MRHEWHQLSHPAVGSPHLRTSRPTADAEDAALGLDRWRELPRAQTPPWPDPAQVAEVCKVLDTVPSVVAPYEVDQLRQRLALVCEGKAFLLQGGDCAETFADNTESHLLANSRTLLQMAIVLTYGASLPVVKVARVAGQYTKPRSLPTDARGLPAYRGDMINSLEATPEARIADPQRMIRAYANSAAAMNMLRAYLAGGLADLHAVHDWNKDFVRQSPAGERYEAIAREIDRAIAFIRACGMTEDEALRTVTLYCSHEALALEYDRALTRISGNRAYGLSGHFLWIGERTRQIDGAHIDFISRIANPIGVKLGPTTTPDEAIELCEKLNPDNIPGRLTLISRMGNHRVRDVLPPIVAKVTAAGAKVVWQCDPMHGNTHESSNGYKTRHFDRIVDEVLGYFEVHRGLETHPGGLHVELTGEDVTECLGGAQGIEDLDLPDRYETACDPRLNTQQSLELAFLVAEMLRG; encoded by the coding sequence ATGCGCCATGAGTGGCATCAGCTGAGTCACCCCGCCGTGGGCAGCCCACACCTGCGGACCAGCCGTCCGACCGCCGACGCCGAGGACGCGGCCCTCGGCCTGGACCGCTGGCGGGAGCTGCCCCGCGCGCAGACCCCGCCCTGGCCGGATCCGGCCCAGGTCGCCGAGGTCTGCAAGGTGCTCGACACGGTGCCGTCGGTGGTCGCGCCCTACGAGGTCGACCAGCTCCGGCAGCGGCTCGCGCTGGTCTGCGAGGGCAAGGCGTTCCTGCTCCAGGGCGGTGACTGCGCCGAGACCTTCGCCGACAACACCGAGAGCCACCTGCTGGCCAACTCCCGCACCCTGCTCCAGATGGCGATCGTGCTGACGTACGGCGCGTCGCTGCCGGTGGTCAAGGTCGCCCGGGTCGCCGGCCAGTACACCAAGCCCCGGTCGCTGCCGACCGACGCGCGCGGCCTCCCGGCCTACCGCGGCGACATGATCAACTCGCTGGAGGCCACGCCGGAGGCCCGGATCGCCGACCCGCAGCGCATGATCCGGGCGTACGCCAACTCGGCCGCCGCGATGAACATGCTCCGGGCGTACCTGGCCGGCGGGCTGGCCGACCTGCACGCGGTGCACGACTGGAACAAGGACTTCGTCCGGCAGTCGCCGGCCGGCGAGCGCTACGAGGCCATCGCCCGGGAGATCGACCGGGCCATCGCCTTCATCCGCGCCTGCGGGATGACCGAGGACGAGGCGCTGCGCACGGTCACCCTCTACTGCTCCCACGAGGCCCTGGCGCTGGAGTACGACCGGGCACTCACCCGGATCTCCGGCAACCGGGCGTACGGCCTGTCCGGGCACTTCCTCTGGATCGGCGAGCGGACCCGGCAGATCGACGGGGCGCACATCGACTTCATCTCCCGGATCGCCAACCCGATCGGCGTGAAGCTCGGCCCGACCACCACCCCCGACGAGGCCATCGAGCTCTGCGAGAAGCTCAACCCGGACAACATCCCCGGCCGGCTCACCCTGATCAGCCGGATGGGCAACCACCGGGTCCGGGACGTCCTGCCGCCGATCGTGGCCAAGGTCACCGCGGCCGGCGCCAAGGTGGTCTGGCAGTGCGACCCGATGCACGGCAACACCCACGAGTCCTCGAACGGCTACAAGACCCGGCACTTCGACCGGATCGTCGACGAGGTGCTCGGCTACTTCGAGGTGCACCGCGGCCTGGAGACCCACCCGGGCGGCCTGCACGTGGAACTGACCGGCGAGGACGTCACCGAGTGCCTCGGCGGCGCCCAGGGCATCGAGGACCTCGACCTGCCCGACCGGTACGAGACCGCCTGCGACCCGCGGCTGAACACTCAGCAGTCGCTGGAGCTGGCCTTCCTCGTGGCGGAGATGCTCCGTGGCTGA